The nucleotide window GAGTGGCTATCAAGCTGCCAGATTATACATTATGCATGTTCTTTTCTAACAGATCAGCTGGACATTCTTATCACCAGAATTCCAAAGGCCCTGGTGAGCAGCATAAAGCAGGTAATGCACACAGACTTGAGGGAGCCAGTTTGCCTGTAACTCATTAAACAATGGAGTTTAAACAAAAGGCTCAAAGGGCTGGCGAGAGGGCACAGCAGGAAAGGGCACTTGCTGTCAAGCTGCACTAGCTGGGTTCAGTTCCCCCAgggcccacatggtagaaggggagAACGGACTTGGCCTGTttgagttgttctctgacttcgtCATGATTGCCAGTAAGCCTTCTCCCCTGACTCCCAAAGGTAAGAAGACTTTACTAGATTGaactttgtgcatgctagacagCTACTCAGCTGAGGCCCTAAAAATAGACTTTAACATTCCCCGTAAACTTCCTCTAAGAGTTTCAAAGATCAGTTCTTTATCTTTTGTTAATATATAACGATTTATTTAAAAGTATCAAtgaaagcctggtgtggtggtacatgcctttaatcccagcactgggggaagcaaaggcaggtggatctctgtgagttttgaggccagcctggtctacaaagggagtacaggacagccaaggctgcacagagaaaccctgtctcaaaaaaccaaaaccaattcaaacaaagaagaaaaggatcAATGAATTCTAAAAGATCTATGTTCAGAATTAACATTGGTTGGAAACATCATTTACACGTGGACTAAAGGGAAAATCCTGCATGAACAGCTTCAAAAACCGTAAACTATTTCATAgggagtattttattttttggggggaggagtaTTTTCAAAATAACACTTTTTTGATGAAGTTAAGAGAAAAATAAGCCCCTAACGGCCTCCTCCTAATTTTGCAGGGTTAGGGGGAGGTAGAGTTTACTGGCCTTGGTGGCGTAGGGCTGTGTGTAGGGAATGTCAGAGGTCAGCTGTGGAGTCACTCCTCTCATTCCGTTATAGTCCAGGGACTGCTCTCAGGCTGCCAGACTTGCTGAGCCAATAATCTTTTGAGGCCTGCATCTCATTTTCATTTGCACCAAACTGCTAATGAGAGATTCTGGGTTCATGTGAGACTTGTCAATTCCAGATGTTTGTGTGCTCTAAACAGAAAGGCATATTTATACATTCTCGCAAAATTTAGCTGATTAAAATACTATAATTGCTTCAGGAGGGGATAATCACTGGTAGttataaatatgtattaataATATTTGCCTCAGAAAGTCACATAATGTCTTTGCCTATAGATAGAATCAAAGAGGGAAATAGAGTGTACTCACACATTGCCAAGCTGCAGGAGTTATGGAGAACCACTCAACTCCAAACAGTTCATATCCCTAAATCAGTGACAGATGCATCTTTTCTAAAGGTAAGAgcagaatttaaaataaagtttaaactaTAGTTGattgtgtgaaggtcagaggacagcttgtgggaattctttccttccaccacatgtATCCGAGGGGTCAGACTCAGGCTGTTAGGCTTGGCAACAAAGCccttttgcctgctgagccatgttGCCAGCTCCTGAAATGTTTCTGAAGGATGCCAGATGTAAGGTCCAGGGCCTCGTGCATGCTAAGCAAACTCAGCTACAGGTCCAGAACTTGTGATTGAAGGTAAACAACTTGGATAGAATTTAAGGCCCCGCAGACTACACATATACCCACCACACTGTCAGGGAGTCTGTGAAGGCAGCCTCCTACAGAGCAGCAGCCATGTAACACCGTGGAGCCTGGCCGCTCCTTTGTCCTTCTAGCTCGTTCATTTGGATACTGGCCAAAGCCCAAGTATGCTTTCCCTGGCACTCCAGGCTTTTTCACTgcatctctgacctccacactcaacTTGAAAGGCATCACtttttctccatctccctcctcccagctgcaGCTGCCAGGATTTTCAACTTAACTGGCCAATTTATTTTTcctcaaagttaaaaaaattgcCCTCAgtcttcaaaaaccaaacaaaaagagtaGGCATGTGACATAGGCCTTATCCCAGCCCTGGAAAAGCAGAAACAGTTGgatttctgagtctgaggccagcatagtctacatAGAAAGGCTGaagctgggctggggagatggctcagaggctaagagcactggctgttctttcagaggtcctatgttcccagcaaccacgtggtggctcacagccatctataatgaaatctggtgccctcttttggcatgtaggcagaactctgtatacataataaatgaatcttaaaaaaaaaaaaagtctgaaggcagccagggctaaatagtgaaaccctgtttcaacaaacaaattaaaaaaaacaaacccaaacccacCCAACCCCAAAACACAGTCATTCAGTAAGTATGTTGATTAAATTCAGGAATGACTTCAAGGATTACTGAGTCCCTGTCACAAGAGTTCACTCCAGGCTTATGGTACTTCAGAGCTACTTAGGAAGCTCAAAGTAGCACTAAGACACTCCAGGGATAAAAAACCCAGATCCAGAGACCTCACTCAAGGATTATAAAATGAGAAGCGAGCAGGTAAAGAAAATGACAGTAAGGATTTTACacctattttgttgttttgtttttcttttggttttttttgagacagggtttctctgtgtaaccttggctgccctggactcgctttgtagactaggctggcctcaaactcacagtgatccacctgcctctgcctccccaagtgctgggattacaggcatgtgccattgcaCTAGGCTACAGATACTCGCCTGCTTCTGGAAAAGATGTTTCTTTAGCTGAGACAGAGTAAACTAAGCTGCTTTTGGGTACTATCTTATACctaaaaaatctctctctctctctctctctctctctcacacacacacacacacacacacacgagcaaaATGTCCAACTTGAGAAGGTAGGTGGGAGGTAAATGTGTTGACAGAGCAGATCCTCCCCCATCTCCGCTTTCCTAGTTTTAGGTTCTTCCCTAGTTCTAGGTTCCCTCGTGGAACTCGGTCCTTTGGTTCTTGAAGCTCAAAGGGTATCTGAATTACTATAGGGTGGTAGCTAGAGCCATTTGcctgttttaattaaaaaatggccATTTCCTTCTCCTTTGGCCGAGTTGAGAGAGCTGGATTTGCGGGGAGAACCACGGAGATGAGGTGGGACAGCCCTCACATCCATCCTTTCAGTTAGAAGACTGCTGACCTGTATTCTACCgtgccgggggtgggggtggggggtgaggggtggtCTCTGCAACCATCAAGGCCAGCAGGATGTCAGTCTGTGAGAGATGAGGAGATCACTTCAACACAACTCTGTATCTAGTGTTGGCTCAAACATCGAGTCTGACCTCGAGTAGTTTATTTCAGGCACAGCACAATTTAGGAAAATGTTTCCTGCTGATAATTTACTCAGTCTCATGTGCTTAAGACATGACTACATCAAAATTCTTTGTAAAGTAGAAGATGGGTACTACAGATTAACTGAGAAAAGAGGCTCAAGGGTCTTTCCTTAATAAGGGTCTGGGGGGGGGATTTGGTGTTTCCTGGCAAAGGTCACTAAGCTGTTAAGCACAGCTTGTATATACAGCTTTCCCTTAGAAGAGATGGCCCCAtgtgcttatctgtgagcacaaggacctATACGCGCCTACAgggcagaaataaaccctcattCTGTCTTTCAGCACCCAGAACTTACCTCAGGCCAGAGGCGCCACCTGTGCAGCGTTGCTaagatctgtaactccagctatctgAGGACCTTAATGAAGAGGCAGTACATGCATTTGTTTCATAATGTTTCACAAAAGCCAGGCAGGTGCACCTCCACTCAGTTTTTTGTCAGGTCCTACGAGAAGTAAGAGGGTCTTCTAATAGGTGATTTGTGTCTCAGGTGTCCTCACTCATCACAGAAGCCATATCAGCTCTCGCTACTCACAGAAACAGACCTCCCCCTGCACTACATGGCGACATCATCTGGAGAGAGGAGAGTCTTTGAGCATTGCAGCTGCAACACCTGAAATGATCATACATTCCCTTTGGCGACCACTGAGACACAAAGAAGGGTTTGTTTCTTGagtttaagaaggaaaaaaatgagccaggcacagtggcgcacacctctaatctcagcactcagggaggcagaggcaggtggatctctgtgagtttgaggccagcttggtctacaaagtgagtccaggaaagtcaagcctacacagagaaaccctgtcttaaaaaaaaaaaaagaaaaaaaaaaaaaaaaggacccagTTCTGTGTGAAGAGGAATCCTCCTGAGATTAAAACTCCTATTTCTTAATAAGTTCACTCTGCTAAACTCAGATGAGGGAGGCCACTTCTTCACTGAGATGAGTAGGATGTGACACTTCAGGGAGTTTGCGTTTCTGTGACAGGATATATAGCCCAGGCATGCCTCAAATTCATGCTAATCCTACATGCTAGCAGTACAGGTGTGCTAccatatccagccataccacttttTTTCACAGTATAATTTGTGGGTTTGTAAACATTTCTTGATCAGAGCAAGATGGTTCATCAGGTAAAGCATTTGCTATGCAAGACCAACGGCCTGTGTTTTAGCCCTAGAGTCCAGGGTAGAATCCGGGAGAACAGATTCTCCAAagctgtcctccgacctccacacatGTATCATAGCACACATGCCCATATTCAAACatactaaataaaacaaattctGGATCAGCTAGAGATAAACTGTTCTCATTCAAATTCAAAATAATGCAAATGCCCCCAGAAGCATATATAGTGCTCCTTCAGAGGAGAGAGAACACAATACAgccaggaaggaggagaaaagcatCAGCAGGTATACTGCCATAAGCCAGTACTTGataggatcaggagtttaagggcATCTTGGTCCTACTTAGTGAATCTGAGggaagcttgggctacatgaaactgtgtcgaaaaaagcaaacaaaacccacagcttACAATAACACAAAAGCTTCAGTGCCCAAACTGTGTGCTAATAGTGCTGCATTTCAGGGCTAATAGATCACAGAAGAATCTGGGGAATGAAGGGTCTGGTAATGCCAGCAGCCAGTAAAAAATAATCTATTCGATTTGAGTTTGACAGCAGTGTTCACTTTGTTGTCTCCAATTAAAATATTTCCCTTTATCACAGGTTAAAAATTGGatatgcatctaaaacaaaatgcAAGTCACTGAAGATTTTTAGAAGACCAGGCAGACTGTTCTTGCTACCAGGTAAATGCAGAATTAAACAGGCAGGCGCagcacgcatgcacgcatgcacacacacacacacacacacacacacacacacacagttatgaTGGATTCCACTCCCCCCAACCCTGGGGTTTCCGTGTATAGCCATAGTTGTCCTGCgtctcactttatagaccaggctggttccaaactcacagagatccacctgtctctgcctcccaagcgctgggattaaaggtgtgtgccaccaatgcctggctggatttttgttttgaaacaaggcctCATATAGCCCAGGCCAATCTAGaactgatccttctgcttctaccaCAAAGTACTAGTATTATAGGTGGACAGGATTACCATGCCCTGCCTTGCACTTTTGAAAACTGCctaaaaaaatactaaagcaaATACAGTCACTTAAATTATGTGTGATGAGCTCTATTGTTCAAATAaaagccatggtggcacatgacaGATGTCCCAGCACAGAAGCAGGGAATTTCTAAGTTCCAGGGTAGCCTGCTCTATATTATAAATCCAacccagtcagagctacacagtaatACACTACCTCAAACCCAAAACTAAACACAAAATAGCTTGTTTCCACTCAAAAGAATTCACTAAAGAGAATGaggttaaaatgtttttattcctGTGCTAGGTACGCGCTTTTCCTATGAACCTGCTCCCTAGTCTTTCAGAATGTGTTGTTACTGTTGgttttaggcagggtctctctccagCACAGACTTGACTCTGAATAATCAAGTGCTGAGAATAGGCTTGTGCCATCATAGCCGGCTTCAGAAGTGTTTTGTTAGATGCCTGCCAAGCATGTGCAAAGAAAGTCCTAACCCAAGGGAAGGAGGTTAAGTCTGGTCTAAAAAGACTCGGAGACCCCAGCAGAGGAAATGTTGCCAAGGTCCTCAAGCCATGAGGAAGAACTAGAGGGCATGGAGACACTGAAGATGGAACCACTTCAACTCCTAACTTCTCAACCACGACTTGAAAATCAATTGGAATAGTTTGTTTACAAAGTGTGCTATGCAGTAGCTGCTACAATCTGGTGCTGTGTCTAGACAGAAAGACTGGGGGAAGTGGGAGGGTAATGGAGTTGAAAACAGTAGGGAATTATGTCTTTGCTAAAAGCTTAATAAAGGTAGTGCTTAGAATTTTATTTCCAGCCATGtgtgtgttggcacacaccttgaatcccagcactcaagctTCAAAGGCAGctgaatctctgtgagctggaggccagcctggtctacatatcaagttctaggtcagccagagctacaaagtaaggtgctgtctcaaaaaataagtgaatgaggctatagagatggctcagcagttaagagcaccagctgcaaTAGGACCTgcattgggctggagagatggctcagcggtcaaaagtactgtctgctcttccagaggtcctgagttcaatttccagcaaccaaatggtggctcacaaccatctataatgtgatctgatgccctctttagGTATAGAGGTGCACTCAttcataaaatctttaaaacaaaaaaaaaagagagaacctgcattcaattcccagcacctaccactccagttccaggtctgatgtcctcttctgctgtgtgtgtaccaggcatgcacacacacaaacacacacacacacacagtacacagacatacatgtaggcaaaacacccatacaaataaataataaaaaaaaataattttatttccaaaACACATTATAAATGTTTATCTTCCCTATAGTTTCTTCAAATGATTACCAACCAGGCACGaatgaagaaacaaaggaagatgatCTACTGAATAAATGCATGCAGTCCATGTCCATTCAAGAACAAGACACATCTCATCTCAACCTGACAGTCTAGTCCTCCATATCAAGTTCAGCTATCAGCAAATATTCAGATGCTGGGCAGGAGGCAGACAAGGGACAGTTGGGAACCATGTATGGGACAGTGCTAGTCGCcagtttgttgttttggttgttggGAAATTTACAGCAACCTCCTTTGTCCAATATACTTTTGTGTACCAGTGATATCTGTGTAATGTATGCATGTTTTTAGCTatgaacaattaaaattttagttGACACAtgaaactgagtttttaaaaatttttattttatgtgcattggtgttttgcctgcatgtgtgtatgtgtgaaggtgTTAGAACTCTTACAGCTGGAATTACAATTGTGAACCattgtgtggatgctgggaattgaacctgggtcctctagaagagcagtcagtgttcttaactgctgagccatctctctaggccactgaattttttttttaaatggcaatgGATTATTCCTTCTTTCAGTTTATAATCACTTCTAAAATAGCAATAGTTAAATATTCCATAAGGTTTTTCTTGATTAGATTAGGAAAACTGAAGAGCATTTGTAGGTCTCAACTTGCAAGTAGGTTGCTCAATATTTGCTattaaacacaaatttaaaacCTATGGATAAGAcagatatggtggcacacgcctttaatcctagcacttgggaggcaaagacaagaCAGatttgagttccaagccagcctgatctacacttTGAATTCCAGGTAagcaagggctacatagtgagaccctgtctcaaaaagaaatttgCTGTTAAACCCAGATAAACACACATGCAACAATGCTCAAGCTGCATGTACCACTGCTTAGCTGAGCagtggtgatgcatacctttaaCCCCTGCACCggggagacagagataggtggatctctgagtttgaggccaacctggtctacagagtgatcagccagggctgcacagagaaaccctgtcctctgcaccctccaaaaaaataaactaaaaacacaCTGATTTGTTAGCATGGTACAGCACTTCGAAGCTGCAAATCAGTCTCATGTTTGACCCCGTGCCAGACCTTCCTGCCTAGGCCTCCTGATGCAGAGActacaggcatatgccacaaGCCTCACAATaccacagtggttctcagcctaatgctgcaacctttaatacagttcctcatgttgtggtgaccccaaccataaaattattttcattgctacttcataactgtaattttgctactgttatgaaccgtaatgtaaatgttttccagtggtctcaggtgacctctgtgaaagggtcattcaagcCACAGGTTCAGAACCACTGTAGTTCTGAAACACATCTGGAGTTATACACACCTTTACTCTAAAACATCTGCAGTTGCATTTGGTTtctcatttttatgtttatttttttgagacagggtttaccCATGTAACTTTGGCTGGCCTAGCATTGACAATATAGACCAGACTGGTATATAactcttgttgttttgttttctgagacagggtttctttgtgtagccttggctgtcctggaattcctttgtagaccaggttggcctcgaactcagtgatccacctgcctctgcctcccaggtgctgggattaaaggtgcgtgccatCATACTTGACTGGcatacaactctttttttttttttaataaattattttattttatgtgtgaaggtatcagattccttggaattggtggtacagacagttgtgagctgccatgtgggtgttgggaattgaacccgggtccatttggaagagcagacagtgctcttaaccactgagccatctctccagccccggcatACAGCTCTtaagagatctacttgcctctgccttttgagtgctgagatttcaagTGTATGGTTTTTAAATTAAACACAGGCTTTCAAGAAAGTCTAAATGGAAGGTAAACATTTATtaccagagaaaagaaaacatatacaAAGTCCGGATTCTTTGTCTTCATGCACTAATTTTGTAATGAAGCCCAAATTCCAACTAGGTAGATATTTACAAAGGTGAACTTCCTAACATGGTCCTGTATTGTGTGGTGGACCTCTTCCAATAGAAACCATATACTGAaaactaaatatatttttatagtttaCAAGAAGCTTAGAGCAATTATGTATTAACAGAGAAGACTTTTTAGTGCAAAATATTACAAAGGTGATACAACTGTGTGCCTCTTGTGTTTAATTATTTGATTTgaacaaggaaaggaaaaacaaaagagaaaatgatcAAGACAGGCCTGGCTTTAAGATTTTTTGTATTCAATTCGTTCTACTTTCACATCATCTCCAATTAGCTGATAAACATAAGTGACAACTGTAGAAGCCTGGATATCCATCAGCACAAATGACGGAATaatatttctgaaagaaaaataaacaacgTCAGTGTTTTATACTAAAATAATAGCACTGTAAATTTCAATTCAAGCTATTGCACACAAGGAGAAATATGATTGTTACCTGCACACTGAAAACAACAGTAggtgggcaatggtggcacacgcctttaatcccagcactcagagaggcaaaggcaggcagatctctgagtttgaggccagcctggtctacatagtgagttccaagacagacaggaaaagagagaaaccctgtcacaagggaaaaaaaaaaaaaaaaaagaacagcaataaaagagtgctggggctggagagatggctcagtggttaagagcactgtctgctcttccaaaagacccgggttcaattcccagcaaccacagggcagCTCAAAACCGaatgcccattccaagggatctgacacaataatgcacataaaaaataaagttaaataaaaatttaaaaaaaaatgaaaaagtgctAATTAAGAacttatttacctatttattctgttttttaacacagggtctcactgtgtaacagtggctggccttgaactagaagagatctgctgcctgcctctggaatgctggggttGAAGGgatgtaccaccacaccagctcttatttaaatgttgtatttttctttatgaaatgTCACATATGCAGTTATTGCCTCTTCTAAAGGTCTAAATGCCTAAGTTGTGGCACTTACGTTTCTAAGGCATTATATGCCCCAGTGGCAGAACCTGGGTTAATGTAGAATTTATTTTCATGCTCAAATGCTTCAAATTTGTGAGTGTGTCCTGAGATAAGGATGTCCACATCAAACTGCCTCTGCAGCAGTGCTAAGCTAGCCATGTCTCCCCATGGGATAACTTGGTGTCCGTGGATCAGACCAATCTTGAACTGTCCCACAGTAACAACCTTCTGTTCTGGATAACTCAGATTCTGATagagaaaagacaca belongs to Meriones unguiculatus strain TT.TT164.6M chromosome 4, Bangor_MerUng_6.1, whole genome shotgun sequence and includes:
- the Fam216a gene encoding protein FAM216A isoform X2; this encodes MGLWASETVDLDLFGGSAGHSYHQNSKGPGEQHKADRIKEGNRVYSHIAKLQELWRTTQLQTVHIPKSVTDASFLKHPELTSGQRRHLCSVAKICNSSYLRTLMKRQYMHLFHNVSQKPGVLTHHRSHISSRYSQKQTSPCTTWRHHLERGESLSIAAATPEMIIHSLWRPLRHKEGLKIGYASKTKCKSLKIFRRPGRLFLLPVSSNDYQPGTNEETKEDDLLNKCMQSMSIQEQDTSHLNLTV
- the Fam216a gene encoding protein FAM216A isoform X4, whose protein sequence is MPRSAGHSYHQNSKGPGEQHKADRIKEGNRVYSHIAKLQELWRTTQLQTVHIPKSVTDASFLKHPELTSGQRRHLCSVAKICNSSYLRTLMKRQYMHLFHNVSQKPGVLTHHRSHISSRYSQKQTSPCTTWRHHLERGESLSIAAATPEMIIHSLWRPLRHKEGLKIGYASKTKCKSLKIFRRPGRLFLLPVSSNDYQPGTNEETKEDDLLNKCMQSMSIQEQDTSHLNLTV
- the Fam216a gene encoding protein FAM216A isoform X1 → MPSRWPGAAEPPALACTEGGDGSAGHSYHQNSKGPGEQHKADRIKEGNRVYSHIAKLQELWRTTQLQTVHIPKSVTDASFLKHPELTSGQRRHLCSVAKICNSSYLRTLMKRQYMHLFHNVSQKPGVLTHHRSHISSRYSQKQTSPCTTWRHHLERGESLSIAAATPEMIIHSLWRPLRHKEGLKIGYASKTKCKSLKIFRRPGRLFLLPVSSNDYQPGTNEETKEDDLLNKCMQSMSIQEQDTSHLNLTV
- the Fam216a gene encoding protein FAM216A isoform X3, which encodes MVEGENGLGLFELFSDFVMIASKPSPLTPKDRIKEGNRVYSHIAKLQELWRTTQLQTVHIPKSVTDASFLKHPELTSGQRRHLCSVAKICNSSYLRTLMKRQYMHLFHNVSQKPGVLTHHRSHISSRYSQKQTSPCTTWRHHLERGESLSIAAATPEMIIHSLWRPLRHKEGLKIGYASKTKCKSLKIFRRPGRLFLLPVSSNDYQPGTNEETKEDDLLNKCMQSMSIQEQDTSHLNLTV
- the Vps29 gene encoding vacuolar protein sorting-associated protein 29 isoform X2, coding for MLVLVLGDLHIPHRCNSLPAKFKKLLVPGKIQHILCTGNLCTKESYDYLKTLAGDVHIVRGDFDENLSYPEQKVVTVGQFKIGLIHGHQVIPWGDMASLALLQRQFDVDILISGHTHKFEAFEHENKFYINPGSATGAYNALETNIIPSFVLMDIQASTVVTYVYQLIGDDVKVERIEYKKS
- the Vps29 gene encoding vacuolar protein sorting-associated protein 29 isoform X1 — translated: MLELVLVLGDLHIPHRCNSLPAKFKKLLVPGKIQHILCTGNLCTKESYDYLKTLAGDVHIVRGDFDENLSYPEQKVVTVGQFKIGLIHGHQVIPWGDMASLALLQRQFDVDILISGHTHKFEAFEHENKFYINPGSATGAYNALETNIIPSFVLMDIQASTVVTYVYQLIGDDVKVERIEYKKS